A stretch of the Papaver somniferum cultivar HN1 chromosome 6, ASM357369v1, whole genome shotgun sequence genome encodes the following:
- the LOC113291583 gene encoding uncharacterized protein LOC113291583, whose amino-acid sequence MDPNEDLVDSYKAAKGRSRMIKDLWLVANLAIVTELWKLRNKSYFENMAFQWLGFKGRVYQVIRDNSIRMKGHIHNTLEELRILNYFKVRHRSCKTSTPIEISWSPPDQDEIMICCDGASFGNPVQAGAGVVFRNASSEVLGVLCVGLGWQTNFYAEVCAIIYGAIMAKRWNLRSLCILSDSKGCIQAFQKEELPWKLVQKWKIVKSFYTNVRYIHIYREVNFSADALSKQACLLAEDIFEFF is encoded by the coding sequence ATGGATCCAAATGAAGACCTGGTGGACTCGTATAAGGCTGCTAAGGGTCGTAGTAGAATGATAAAGGACCTGTGGTtggttgcaaatcttgcaattgtCACAGAGTTATGGAAGTTACGTAACAAGtcttattttgagaacatggcTTTTCAATGGCTGGGCTTTAAAGGGAGAGTTTATCAGGTTATTCGTGATAATTCAATTAGAATGAAAGGCCACATTCATAATACTTTAGAGGAGTTACGCATTCTGAATTATTTCAAAGTGCGGCATAGATCTTGCAAAACGTCTAccccaattgagattagttggtCTCCTCCTGatcaagatgaaatcatgatttgttgtgatggtgcttctttCGGTAACCCGGTCCAAGCTGGTGCAGGTGTGGTTTTCAGGAATGCAAGTTCGGAGGTGCTTGGTGTTCTTTGTGTTGGCCTTGGTTGGCAAACAAATTTCTATGCGGAGGTTTGTGCAATTATTTATGGTGCGATTATGGCTAAGAGATGGAATCTGCGGAGTCTTTGCATTCTTTCTGATTCGAAGGGTTgtattcaagcttttcaaaaggAGGAGTTGCCTTGGAAGCTGGTGCAGAAGTGGAAAATTGTGAAGTCGTTCTACACTAATGTCCGTTATATTCATATCTATAGGGAggttaatttttcagctgatgccttGTCCAAGCAAGCATGTTTGCTGGCTgaggatatttttgagtttttttag
- the LOC113291584 gene encoding uncharacterized protein LOC113291584, with protein sequence MHSNTALEKLDDGFSSPTRTARRSSPVRTAEALETSNMFETGIEASEDEDESIEADALPFKEKPPDVARIVEIEAEKLEWSAAKDEEDKLRRELDGKKKLDNLAKKGVFKTAPKKKSKPGAKSVEAVGQVVRRGRSQTRKEDDKEPHVFCSVCFVRSLNLVDFSEDVITNDINGDKDNIWILCRNTLLRPDILSTSRKAITMNFAGISLRLFTLPIIRGGNHRIVSKHDRAVVNDAWCYKYANWRCKAFPRVCSDHSPLFGFAFENPRTARVPFRIQKTWLFHPGFMKLVEDSWSVYLNGAPPFVFTSKLKRLKGVLKIWNKTIFGDVQFRLKQAKLKIETENDLLDYDPADELQFLRVADAKKEVDNVRTELAIMLKMKSRVTWLEDGDQNTHFFHNNIHMRRSQNTISELKIVNDTTLFLQDEIKDYIVNHYQAKFNGGDVHIDPVLFDIEHESISATESAYMDAIPSLEEVKMAVFDLEADSAPGPDGFTGSFYRQCWDIVSRDIFNAIANCWSMRKIPNDINSSFIVLIPKNSRSDAIKDYRPIGLSNFFFKIITNIMATRLGTVLNKLISEEKFAFMKGRNIHENIALASELINGIDTERKHGNVGLKLDISQAFDMVSWDFIDEVFRQYGFSDSWCKWVLNILSSARISVMLNGCPEGYFSITRGLRQGDHLSPFIFVLIEDVLSRNLSKLFANNSMHVMVSKKGVAPTHLLFADDILIFCKGNLHSLQNLKNMLDLYERASGQCVNYAKSKFYFGGDRISRAIAIFNYLGMERAMFPDKYLGIQLKPGIVRHIHVRQLVEKIMDKLAGWKGKLLSFQARLVLIKSVISSYVIHFMAVYKWPCTVIKQVERAIKKFLWSGDAEKCKYFTVLYDDLCLPKREGGLGIKKLNDVNRAMLMKLWISIRDSNKIWARFLRAKYFKLNGNLINYKLGSSVFPGIRLVYNFVQKHTRSIIGNGANTSLFFDNWFGDFSIAQRLGITSKCPNDFKAKVSDIIFDGAWVIPDKTRDLMIRCNIDVENLPVIAGGEDYKIWDLDSKGVFSVKSAKAALKLSAEVVPCANLFSRQVVHPTLSVQYWKIWAKQCCASEDNIIKKAGRSMPTMCRLCRKSC encoded by the exons ATGCATTCTAATACTGCTTTGGAAAAACTCGATGATGGTTTTAGTTCTCCAACTAGAACGGCTAGAAGGTCCTCTCCAGTTCGAACTGCTGAAGCCCTTGAGACTTCCAATATGTTTGAAACTGGTATTGAAGCTAGTGAAGATGAAGACGAAAGCATTGAAGCTGATGCATTGCCTTTTAAGGAAAAGCCACCAGATGTTGCACGCATCGTAGAGATTGAGGCTGAAAAATTGGAATGGAGTGCCGCTAAAGATGAGGAAGATAAGCTTAGAAGGGAGTTAGATGGGAAGAAGAAGTTGGATAATTTGGCTAAGAAGGGCGTTTTTAAAACAGCGCCAAAAAAGAAAAGCAAACCTGGTGCCAAGTCGGTTGAGGCTGTGGGCCAAGTTGTTAGAAGAGGTCGAAGTCAAACTCGCAAAGAAGATGATAAGG AACCGCATGTTTTCTGCAGTGTGTGTTTTGTTAGGTCTCTTAATTTGGTTGATTTTTCTGAAGATGTTATTACAAATGATattaatggagataaagataataTTTGGATTTTATGTAGGAATACTCTTTTAAGGCCTGATATTTTATCTACTTCAAGGAAAGCAATTACTATGAATTTTGCGGGGATTTCATTACGGCTGTTCACGCTTCCTATAATCCG AGGTGGAAATCACCGAATTGTCTCTAAACATGATAGAGCGGTTGTAAATGATGCTTGGTGCTATAAATATGCGAACTGGAGATGCAAGGCCTTTCCTAGGGTTTGTTCAGACCATTCCCCCCTTTTTGGATTTGCGTTTGAAAATCCAAGGACTGCTAGAGTTCCTTTTCGAATTCAGAAGACGTGGCTTTTCCATCCAGGCTTTATGAAGTTGGTGGAAGACAGCTGGAGTGTGTATCTTAATGGCGCTCCCCCTTTTGTTTTTACTTCTAAGCTGAAGAGACTAAAGGGGGTATTGAAGATTTGGAACAAAACTATTTTTGGAGATGTGCAATTTCGCCTGAAACAGGCGAAATTAAAGATTGAGACTGAGAATGATCTTCTTGATTATGATCCGGCTGATGAGTTGCAGTTCTTAAGGGTTGCGGATGCCAAAAAAGAGGTTGACAATGTGAGAACGGAGTTGGCCATTATGCTTAAGATGAAGTCAAGAGTAacttggttggaggatggtgacCAAAATACTCATTTCTTTCATAACAACATCCACATGAGGAGAAGTCAGAATACCATATCAGAGCTTAAGATTGTTAACGatactactttgtttttgcaggatgagatAAAGGATTACATTGTTAACCATTATCAGGCCAAGTTCAATGGTGGTGACGTTCATATTGATCCAGTTTTATTTGATATTGAGCATGAAAGCATCTCAGCTACTGAAAGTGCTTATATGGATGCTATTCCATCTTTAGAGGAAGTTAAAatggcggtttttgatttggaaGCTGATTCTGCGCCTGGCCCGGATGGCTTCACTGGTTCTTTCTATCGACAGTGCTGGGATATTGTTTCTAGAGATATTTTTAATGCAATTGCAAACTGTTGGTCCATGCGTAAAATTCCCAATgacattaactctagttttattgttcttatTCCAAAAAATAGCAGGTCTGATGCTATTAAAGACTATAGGCCAATTGGCTTGAgcaattttttcttcaagatcattACTAATATTATGGCTACCAGGCTTGGTACTGTTTTAAATAAGTTGATCTCTGAAGAGAAATTTGCGTTTATGAAGGGTAGAAACATTCATGAGAATATAGCTTTGGCGTCTGAATTGATCAATGGGATCGATACGGAAAGGAAGCATGGAAACGTTGGCCTCAAACTGGATATTTCCCAAGCTTTTGATATGGTAAGTTGGGATTTCATAGatgaagtttttcgtcaatatggcttttctgatTCCTGGTGCAAGTGGGTTCTTAATATCCTTAGCTCAGCTCGGATTTCTGTCATGCTTAATGGTTGCCCTGAAGGTTATTTCAGTATTACTAGAGGTCTACGTCAAGGTGATCATCTCTCACCTTTTatctttgttcttattgaagatgttttaagtCGCAATCTTTCCAAGTTGTTTGCAAATAATAGTATGCATGTTATGGTTAGCAAGAAGGGTGTGGCGCCTACTCACTTACTTTTcgcggatgatattcttattttctgcaAAGGTAATCTTCATAGTTTGCAAAATTTGAAGAATATGCTTGATTTGTATGAGCGTGCGTCTGGTCAGTGCGTAAATTATGCAAAGAGCAAGTTTTATTTTGGAGGTGATCGAATTTCTCGTGCTATTGCTATTTTTAACTATTTGGGTATGGAAAGAGCTATGTTTCCGGACAAGTACTTAGGTATTCAATTGAAACCTGGAATTGTTCGGCATATTCACGTTCGTCAATTAGTTGAGAAAATTATGGACAAGTTGGCTGGCTGGAAAGGTAAGCTTTTATCATTCCAAGCGCGGCTAGTGCTAATTAAATCGGTGATTTCTAGTTATGTTATTCATTTTATGGCTGTTTATAAGTGGCCATGCACAGTTATTAAGCAAGTTGAGAGGGCCATTAAAAAATTTCTTTGGTCGGGGGATGCTGAGAAATGTAAATATTTTACGGTTCTATATGATGATCTATGCCTCCCAAAGCGTGAAGGTGGTCTTGGCATTAAGAAGTTAAATGATGTTAATAGGGCTATGCTCATGAAGCTTTGGATTTCTATTCGGGATTCAAACAAGATTTGGGCCAGATTTTTGAGGGCCAAATACTTTAAGCTCAATGGTAATCTGATAAATTACAAGctgggttcttcggtttttcctgGCATTCGCTTAGTCTACAACTTTGTGCAGAAGCATActcgctcaattataggtaatggtgctaatacttccttattctttGATAATTGGTTTGGTGATTTTTCTATTGCGCAAAGACTTGGCATCACTTCCAAatgccctaatgattttaaggctaaAGTTAGTGATATCATTTTTGATGGTGCTTGGGTTATTCCTGATAAAACAAGAGATTTGATGATTCGTTGTAATATTGATGTGGAAAACTTGCCGGTTATTGCTGGTGGTGAGGATTATAAAATTTGGGATTTAGATAGCAAAGGCGTTTTCTCAGTTAAGTCGGCTAAGGCCGCTCTTAAGTTGTCGGCAGAAGTTGTGCCTTGTGCAAATCTGTTTTCTAGACAGGTTGTGCACCCTACCTTGAGTGTGCAATATTGGAAGATTTGGGCCAAGCAATGTTGTGCTAGTGAAGACAATATTATTAAGAAGGCTGGTAGGAGCATGCCTACTATGTGTCGCTTATGCAGGAAGAGTTGCTAA
- the LOC113291586 gene encoding uncharacterized protein LOC113291586 has product MRLIVKELAMKEEILFRIARGLGKPVTVDPRTLKVEYGYFAAILVDIDFSKPLPKLVIDDEDRSEGFRLDYDFLNKPDFCDHCKSVGHTLSQCRTAKYQDLEKLHDAKEDDLKCAALKAEMDELKDYWKKEKYVKPKDKPPPPDHTGGGGEQSLEPKDDGLCIGGVKHTGRHTLIPSPASSIAGEDKIADIPHVLPDSASNTIGSVPLRDIFDDAASLSLDLEKEEEELYKVYDEKKRIADDMAKAADLAKIEQDALLAKLQHTRQLLMAKKRQEEEKSVQEEDATLVLEKQQQEIAHQDFSQTQQS; this is encoded by the exons ATGAGGTTGATCGTAAAAGAGTTAGCTATGAAG GAAGAGATCTTATTTCGAATTGCTCGTGGCCTTGGCAAGCCTGTGACTGTTGATCCGAGAACATTGAAAGTTGAATATGGTTATTTTGCTGCGATACTGGTGGATATAGATTTTTCAAAACCTTTGCCTAAGCTTGTTATTGATGATGAGGATCGTTCGGAAGGTTTTCgtcttgattatgattttttgaatAAGCCTGATTTTTGTGACCATTGTAAATCAGTTGGTCACACTTTGTCCCAATGCAGAACAGCTAAGTATCAAGATTTGGAGAAGCTGCATGATGCCAAAGAGGATGATTTAAAATGTGCGGCTCTCAAGGCTGAAATGGATGAACTGAAAGATTATTGGAAGAAGGAAAAATATGTTAAGCCAAAAGATAAGCCTCCACCACCGGATCATACTGGTGGAGGAGGGGAACAATCTTTGGAGCCTAAGGATGATGGTTTATGTATTGGTGGAGTTAAGCATACTGGGCGTCATACCCTGATTCCGAGTCCAGCTTCGAGTATTGCTGGAGAGGACAAGATTGCAGACATTCCGCATGTCTTGCCTGATTCTGCTAGCAATACAATTGGTTCAGTGCCTTTGCGTGATATTTTTGATGATGCTGCTTCACTTTCTTTGGACCTTGAAAAGGAGGAGGAGGAACTTTACAAAGTCTATGATGAAAAAAAAAGGATAGCTGATGATATGGCTAAGGCTGCAGATCTTGCAAAAATAGAACAAGATGCTTTATTGGCTAAATTGCAACATACTAGACAATTGCTTATGGCAAAGAAGAGGCAAGAGGAAGAGAAGAGTGTTCAAGAAGAAGATGCTACTTTGGTTTTagagaaacaacaacaagaaattgCTCATCAAGACTTTTCACAAACGCAACAATCCTAA